One stretch of Paenibacillus sp. AN1007 DNA includes these proteins:
- a CDS encoding ABC transporter permease yields MYAAMLSEKTKFFSFGWCILGIFGAAAVPLIYLLTLDTSTSVGEKEIFSLCLQALYLGHPGVIVASAAYFGQEYSNSALRTTLLTQPSRLKLIGVKFINNALITVIAGIAASIICSLVLFIQFDMEWSSAYGMMMAESLPLSILSWVQMALITSALSVITKSLIVPLAIMLPLMLGLSHMFFSISQSAKFLPTLAVMNLFSLPESTAFLEKWSGLGMQFAWAVLLIAISTYVFSYRNVR; encoded by the coding sequence ATGTATGCTGCGATGCTTAGTGAAAAGACTAAATTTTTTTCATTTGGCTGGTGTATTCTGGGTATATTCGGGGCAGCAGCTGTTCCGCTCATTTACCTATTAACATTGGATACATCAACGTCCGTGGGTGAAAAGGAAATTTTCTCACTTTGTTTACAAGCCCTCTATTTAGGTCATCCAGGTGTTATAGTCGCCAGTGCAGCCTATTTCGGACAAGAATACTCGAACTCTGCGTTAAGAACAACACTTCTCACACAACCATCAAGACTAAAATTAATAGGTGTGAAATTTATCAATAATGCACTAATTACCGTAATTGCAGGGATCGCTGCGAGTATTATTTGTTCTCTTGTGCTGTTCATTCAATTTGATATGGAATGGTCGTCAGCCTATGGAATGATGATGGCTGAAAGTTTACCTCTAAGTATACTTAGTTGGGTCCAAATGGCCTTAATAACCTCTGCTCTATCTGTAATTACAAAATCGCTTATCGTACCACTAGCTATAATGCTCCCTCTGATGTTGGGACTGAGCCACATGTTTTTTTCAATTTCTCAATCAGCAAAATTTTTACCCACCCTTGCTGTAATGAACCTTTTTTCGTTACCTGAGTCTACTGCTTTTCTAGAAAAATGGTCGGGGTTGGGCATGCAATTTGCTTGGGCCGTATTGTTAATAGCCATCTCTACTTATGTCTTCTCGTATCGTAATGTTCGTTAA
- a CDS encoding ABC transporter permease, whose translation MKLWWVICAAAIVVQPLLAFITARGYLKIGLEATPETQSGLLNALPPLDYFGFELVPFGVLPMVIFGGMIGGSEYLHHQLRTTLLVQSSRIKIFCAKALAVVVCGVIISSTAIYLTISITHFTLGGQGLPPISLSSTAWQFIGYSVLDWILLTILSFGLGMVFKNAIVPLAFLVPQIYNLGLYLAQKWDWGMYLPVAAGNLLFATPTDPFEHDPLKGVVVLLVWAIAALSVSCYTFIRNDVGGRY comes from the coding sequence ATGAAATTGTGGTGGGTTATTTGTGCTGCTGCTATCGTTGTTCAACCCTTACTTGCATTCATAACAGCGAGAGGTTACCTTAAGATCGGTTTAGAAGCTACGCCAGAGACTCAATCTGGTCTATTAAATGCCCTGCCCCCTTTGGATTACTTTGGGTTTGAATTAGTTCCTTTTGGCGTACTGCCAATGGTGATATTTGGAGGAATGATTGGGGGCAGTGAATATTTACATCATCAACTGCGTACAACCTTACTTGTTCAGAGCAGTCGGATCAAGATATTCTGTGCGAAAGCACTCGCAGTTGTAGTCTGCGGCGTAATTATTTCAAGTACAGCTATATATTTAACCATCTCCATTACACATTTCACATTAGGGGGACAGGGACTACCTCCAATTTCTTTAAGTTCTACAGCTTGGCAGTTTATTGGTTACTCGGTCCTGGATTGGATTTTACTTACGATCCTTTCATTTGGATTAGGCATGGTCTTTAAAAATGCAATAGTGCCCTTAGCTTTTTTGGTTCCACAAATTTATAATTTAGGCTTATATCTAGCTCAAAAGTGGGATTGGGGAATGTACCTTCCGGTGGCAGCCGGTAATCTTCTCTTTGCAACACCAACAGATCCTTTTGAGCATGATCCTTTAAAAGGCGTTGTTGTACTTCTCGTATGGGCAATTGCAGCTTTGTCCGTTTCTTGTTACACCTTTATTCGTAATGATGTAGGGGGGAGATATTGA
- a CDS encoding ATP-binding cassette domain-containing protein: MVSEEKSILISKLSKQHGQKQILNDVSFEAKEGRITAFLGPNGAGKSSTLRILLGLDHSTGTATFGGRKYTAYDTPLKVVGAAFDGVGGAPSRKVHTHLRIIAQSNNISIDRVSEVLDIVGLSDKHKARLGTLSLGEGQRLGLAAALLGDPQFLVLDEPTNGLDPTGIRWFRKFIRQQSEMGKTVLLSSHILSEVEAVADDVVIINQGEIITTGEIKDVMKDLESLEDVFFSLTESGA; encoded by the coding sequence TTGGTTAGTGAAGAAAAAAGTATTCTCATATCAAAGTTGTCTAAACAACATGGACAAAAGCAAATATTGAACGATGTGTCCTTTGAAGCAAAAGAAGGAAGAATTACAGCTTTTCTTGGGCCAAATGGTGCGGGAAAAAGCTCAACACTTCGTATTTTATTAGGACTTGATCATTCAACAGGAACAGCAACTTTTGGTGGGCGAAAGTATACAGCATATGATACGCCATTGAAAGTGGTAGGAGCTGCTTTTGATGGGGTAGGGGGAGCGCCTTCTAGAAAGGTACATACTCATCTGAGAATTATAGCACAAAGCAATAACATTTCTATTGATCGTGTGTCAGAGGTACTGGATATCGTTGGTTTATCAGATAAACATAAAGCGAGACTTGGAACCTTATCATTAGGTGAGGGGCAGCGGCTTGGACTTGCGGCCGCGCTTTTGGGAGATCCACAATTTCTTGTATTGGATGAACCAACCAACGGGCTCGATCCGACAGGAATTCGCTGGTTTAGAAAATTTATTCGTCAGCAATCAGAAATGGGAAAGACCGTGCTGCTGTCTTCGCATATTCTTTCCGAAGTGGAAGCTGTGGCGGACGATGTCGTTATTATTAACCAAGGGGAAATCATAACTACTGGTGAGATCAAAGATGTAATGAAGGACTTGGAATCACTGGAAGATGTATTTTTTTCTCTTACTGAGAGCGGGGCATGA
- a CDS encoding UvrD-helicase domain-containing protein has product MNSLMLPFFWNQLAEAWVDRHSKKDEQLQNEYHWNEFIKNGTLLDGIQLSPEQLAVVQTQEKHLLISGSAGSGKSITLLGRMFKVLAEPAPSRILYVSFNPTLMQDANKRCMQSPIFRELKDVHTVHFYTYHFMVSRLLKESGLIEVGELQMSTHNLDKLDDLAQRRCKGFTEKYVKTPEYSCLPRDRSLYTSHFDGFMLEEFLWMKANGYVTEELYLDCERAGRGINPRLTKEQRYTVFQMFTAYHRYREQTYGKNYDPEDYALILLRHIEMLPDALKYDHIFIDEFQDLQPMQLKSLVLLAKKSLALSGDLKQRIYKRTPFAFKDLGIEVEGRRTHRLKINYRSTKQTMKLARSISFLDTENDREDDLLFVREGPKPEIRYYQTTDNLNRYLIREIHALRQQREDCSIAVIHRYDGDMWKTKNCKTHMLLKREFDVVGVESYGKKFNYSQQRKPVFFTDAFAVKGLEFDFVFILHFDSSHYPQKSKIDDLLRRSENDKWSNNFISDEDAIYNDEKKILYVALSRAKEKVVLLYKGETERKISPFVRLFHGPDYAAHGFTKSRYTK; this is encoded by the coding sequence GTGAATAGTTTAATGCTTCCTTTCTTTTGGAATCAGCTGGCTGAGGCATGGGTCGATAGACATAGCAAAAAGGATGAGCAGCTTCAGAATGAGTACCACTGGAACGAATTCATTAAGAACGGTACTCTGTTGGATGGAATACAACTGAGTCCAGAGCAGCTTGCTGTCGTACAAACACAGGAGAAACACCTTTTAATTAGCGGTTCGGCAGGAAGTGGGAAAAGTATTACTCTCCTGGGGAGGATGTTTAAAGTTCTGGCTGAACCTGCACCATCACGTATTTTATACGTCTCCTTTAATCCCACGCTGATGCAGGATGCCAATAAGCGATGCATGCAGTCACCCATTTTCCGGGAGTTAAAAGATGTACATACGGTCCATTTCTATACTTATCATTTCATGGTTAGCAGACTCCTTAAAGAATCTGGGCTCATAGAAGTCGGAGAGCTGCAAATGTCTACGCACAATCTTGATAAATTAGATGACCTTGCTCAGCGCCGATGCAAGGGTTTTACGGAGAAATATGTTAAAACCCCAGAGTACAGCTGCCTTCCTAGAGATAGAAGTTTGTATACTTCACATTTTGATGGATTTATGCTGGAAGAGTTTCTATGGATGAAAGCAAATGGATATGTAACGGAGGAACTCTACTTAGACTGTGAGCGTGCAGGGAGGGGGATTAATCCCCGTTTAACTAAAGAACAGCGCTATACCGTCTTTCAAATGTTTACTGCCTATCATCGGTATCGAGAACAGACGTATGGGAAGAATTATGATCCGGAAGACTACGCGCTCATCTTATTAAGGCATATTGAAATGCTTCCTGACGCACTAAAATACGACCACATATTCATTGATGAGTTCCAAGATTTGCAACCGATGCAGTTAAAAAGTTTAGTGCTTCTTGCGAAAAAAAGTTTAGCGCTGTCAGGTGATTTAAAACAACGTATTTATAAACGGACACCCTTTGCTTTTAAGGATCTTGGCATTGAGGTCGAAGGAAGACGTACCCACAGGCTGAAAATTAATTACCGATCAACTAAGCAGACTATGAAATTGGCAAGATCAATCTCTTTTCTGGATACGGAGAATGACCGTGAGGATGATCTTCTATTTGTGCGTGAAGGTCCAAAACCAGAGATTCGATATTACCAAACAACGGATAATCTAAATCGCTACCTAATCAGAGAAATTCATGCTCTCCGTCAACAAAGAGAGGACTGTTCCATCGCTGTTATTCACAGATATGACGGAGATATGTGGAAAACAAAAAATTGCAAGACGCATATGTTATTGAAGCGAGAATTTGATGTTGTTGGTGTTGAGAGTTACGGTAAGAAATTTAATTATTCCCAGCAGCGGAAGCCTGTCTTTTTCACAGATGCTTTTGCAGTAAAAGGACTTGAGTTTGATTTTGTTTTTATACTGCATTTTGATTCTTCCCATTATCCTCAAAAGTCTAAGATCGATGACTTGCTTCGACGCTCAGAAAACGATAAGTGGTCAAATAACTTTATCTCTGATGAAGATGCTATATACAACGATGAGAAAAAGATATTGTATGTCGCTTTATCCCGGGCAAAGGAAAAAGTAGTTCTGCTTTACAAGGGGGAGACAGAAAGAAAAATATCTCCGTTTGTTCGATTGTTTCACGGTCCAGACTATGCTGCGCACGGATTCACCAAATCGCGATATACAAAGTAG
- a CDS encoding UvrD-helicase domain-containing protein: MQDIILTKKQQEAVDYEGDQLLIRGIAGSGKTTVLLKQAHKIITKHPDQSIALITYNQTLARYAAELASLLKSDRLKVKTFHSWAYGALSRNGRVPRVLSGKQLTKLILTCRQELKMNSTHRFFRETRFEEFLQDEIKWIKGMGILTRESYMRVERNGRGTKVKVDRSDRDKIFDLFELYQNKLKQEMLCDYDDYALLLKQQGVPQSQKFDNILIDEAQDLQQVQLQLLKNCAGKRIIIAADKGQKIYKTSFSWREIGINITGGRTKILTDSQRSTEQIMRLAASLQQHDPLCKNKDDEFVPPEMPSRQGPKAEIIQCLGYMEEEVFVTNTIAHLRKVYPKWSIGLLSRQMAPFNRYERVLNDKGVDCVQVKKEGASVLNAGVKLMSFHSAKGLEFDAVFIIRVSENSVPFLDKGHDEPDEEELAVERRLLYVSMTRAKSILYMAYYGKPSRFIDEMDSSLYNHAKV; the protein is encoded by the coding sequence ATGCAGGATATTATTTTAACCAAAAAACAGCAGGAAGCAGTCGATTATGAAGGTGATCAGCTGTTGATCCGGGGAATAGCGGGCAGTGGAAAAACAACGGTGCTGCTAAAGCAGGCTCATAAAATTATAACGAAGCATCCAGATCAGAGTATTGCTCTCATTACATATAATCAGACTCTCGCGCGATATGCAGCAGAGCTTGCATCTCTGTTAAAATCAGACCGACTTAAAGTGAAAACATTCCATTCATGGGCTTACGGTGCACTTTCTAGAAACGGTAGGGTACCACGTGTCCTCTCTGGAAAACAATTGACAAAGTTAATTCTTACCTGTAGACAGGAACTGAAAATGAATAGTACCCATCGCTTTTTTAGAGAAACCCGGTTTGAAGAATTTCTACAAGATGAAATAAAGTGGATCAAAGGCATGGGAATACTTACACGAGAGAGCTATATGAGAGTTGAACGAAATGGTAGAGGAACTAAAGTTAAAGTGGACCGCAGTGATCGTGATAAAATATTTGACTTGTTCGAACTGTATCAAAATAAACTTAAACAAGAGATGTTATGTGACTATGACGATTATGCTCTTTTGCTTAAGCAGCAGGGAGTGCCGCAATCTCAAAAGTTTGACAATATCCTTATAGATGAGGCACAAGATCTGCAGCAAGTACAGCTCCAACTTCTTAAAAACTGTGCAGGAAAACGGATCATTATAGCTGCAGATAAAGGTCAAAAGATTTATAAGACTTCTTTTTCGTGGCGTGAAATTGGTATTAACATTACTGGCGGCCGAACCAAAATATTAACTGATTCGCAGCGCTCCACTGAACAAATTATGAGGCTGGCTGCAAGTCTTCAGCAGCATGATCCGCTGTGTAAAAACAAAGATGATGAATTTGTCCCGCCAGAAATGCCAAGCCGTCAGGGGCCAAAGGCCGAGATTATACAATGCTTGGGCTATATGGAAGAGGAAGTATTTGTGACCAACACAATAGCTCATCTTCGGAAGGTATATCCGAAATGGAGCATAGGTCTTCTGAGTAGACAGATGGCTCCCTTCAACCGATATGAGCGGGTGTTGAATGATAAGGGAGTTGACTGCGTTCAGGTCAAGAAGGAAGGGGCCAGCGTGCTTAACGCTGGTGTGAAATTAATGTCTTTTCACTCAGCGAAAGGACTTGAGTTTGATGCGGTGTTTATTATACGTGTTAGTGAGAACAGCGTTCCTTTTTTGGATAAGGGACATGATGAACCGGATGAGGAGGAATTGGCTGTAGAGCGGAGACTTCTGTATGTTTCCATGACACGGGCCAAATCGATTCTTTACATGGCATACTACGGTAAGCCATCACGTTTTATAGATGAAATGGACAGCAGTTTATATAATCATGCGAAAGTATAA